The nucleotide window GACTGTGGCGCGATGCGGTGATGGAGAAGGATGCTGCTGGCCGGGATCGGGTCAACCGCGTGACCTACGAAATCGCGGCGTGGAGGCGCTGCGCGAGCGGCTGCGCTGCAAGGAAATCTGGGTGGTCGGCGCGAACCGCTATCGCAAGCCCGACGATGACCTGCCTGCCGACTTTGACGAGAACCGCGACGACTACTACCAGGCGCTGAATCTCCCGCTTGACGCGGATCGCTTTATCGCCGACTTGCAGGCCGAGATGCGCGAAGCGCTGAGCACCTTCGCCGGGCTGAAAAAGAACCCGTATGTTCGTATCGGTCCCAAGGGCGGCGGCTGGATCACGTTGACGCCACTCGATGCGCAGCCCGCGCCGCCCAACCTGACCGCGCTCAAAGCCGAACTCAATGCCATTTGGCCGATGACCAGCCTGCTCGATATGGTCAAGGAAGCCGACCTGCGGTTGAACTTCACTGACGCCTTGAAGAGTCCGACTGCGTATGAAGCCTTGGGGCGCGACGTGTTGCAGCCGCGCTTGCTGTTGTGCCTGCATGGCCTGGGCACCAATGCCGGGTTGCAGCGCATGGCGGGCTTGGAGTCCGGCACAACAGCCAAGGATTTGGCCTACGTGCGTCGGCGTTACATCAGTGTGGATGCGATGCGCCGGGCGATTGCCATGTTGCCGATGGCACACTGCATGCCCGTAACCCGGCCATTTGGGGCAGCGGCACGACCGCCTGCGCTTCCGACTCGAAACACTTCGGTGCATGGGATCAGAACCTCACCACGCAATGGCATGTCCGCTATGGAGGGCGCGGCGTCATGATCTATTGGCACGTCGAGCGTAGCTCGCTGTGCATCCACTCCCAACTCAAATCGCCGTCATCGTCCGAAGTAGCGTCGATGGTCGAGGGCGTGATCCATCACTGTACCGAGATGGAGGTGGATCGCCAGTACGTGGATTCGCACGGGCAGAGCACGCCTGCAACAGATTCTGACCAAGCCCATCGACTGGGAGTCGGTGCGGCAGCAGTACGACCAGATGGTTAAGTACACGACCGCATTGCGCCTGGGTACGGCGGAAACCGAAGCCATCTTGCGGCGTTTCACCAAGAAAAACGTGCAGCACCCGACCTACAAGGCGTTCGCCGAGCTGGGCAAGGCGATCAAGACCATCTTCCTGTGCCGCTACTTGCACGAGGAATCGCTGCGCCGCGAGATCAGCGAAGGGCTGAATGTGGTCGAGCAGTGGAACGGGGCGACCGACTTTGTGTTCTTCGCACGTCGCGGCGAGATGGCAAGTAACCGGCGTGAGGATCACGAAGTCAGCATGCTCGCGCTGCACCTGATCCAGAACTGCATGGTCTACGTTAACACGCTGATGATCCAGAAGGTGCTGGCGCAACCGAACTGGCAAGGGAAGCTGACGCCGCGCGATTACGCTGCCTTGACGCCGCTAATTTGGGAACACGTCAACCCGTATGGCCGGTTTGACCTCGACATGAACTCCCGACTGGCGTTGCTGTAATTGAAATGGCGGCTGGTGACACGACTGTTGGGTCTTTCCCCAACCAGATGGACGGGACAACCGCCGGTCCGAATACCGATATTCCCGACAGCTTCGATCCAACGTCCCGCTACAAGATGAGCCGCGTCGAATCGGTGTCGTGGGAAAACATCTACCAGGTCTCCAACCCGCTCGTGGATCCGATCGGCTTGGCGCTCTACGTCGAGCCTGTCTTGGGACCGCGTAATAAGGAGCTGGAGTTCAAACTCATCCTGCAAAAGAACTTTTTGGATGACCGGCTGATCTGGGCCACGAACTTCATCACGGCGCTTGAGAACAATAAGCGTGGCAGTTCGGTCGAGAAAGCCACTGAGGTGGACGTTCTGACGGGGTTCTCCTATCGTTTCATGAATAATTGGTCAGCCGGGCTGGAGACCCGCAACCACCATGAATTCACCGGCTATGGCTACGGCGTAGCGAATCACTCCGCATGGTTCCTCGGGCCGAACATCCATTACGCAACCAAGAGCTGGTGGCTGACTGCCGCGTGGCGCACCCAGATGCCTTGGGCCAGCGGATTCCAAGATGACCAAAAAGAGGTTATCAGCGACGGGCGTATTTATGGCGATGAGCACGTACGCGATCAGTTCATGCTCAAAGTCGGGGTACCGTTCTGATGCGATGGGAACCGTTCATTGCGGCCCCCCTGGTCGTCATCTCAACGGCCAGTTGGGGCGATGTCTACTTTTCGACCGAGCAGGCGCAGCAGGCCATGTTCCCAGGCGGCAAGTTCACCCAGGTTGCGCTGAGCTTGACGCAGGAGCAGCGCGATGCGCTACGCGCCCGCTCTGGGGTGTATGAGCCATTTCAAGAGAATCGTGTGTGGTCGGTGGAGGGCCAAGGCTTCTTCGTCATCGACCAGGTGGTGGGCAGGCACGAGTTGATCACGTACGCCGTCGGGCTTAATCCCGATGGCAGCGTCAAGCAGATCGAAATTCTGGAATACCGCGAGACCTACGGCTCCGAGGTGCGCGGGGCATGGCGACAGCAGTTCGTCGGCAAGACGGCCTCGTCGCCGGTCAAGCTGAACCAGGACATCACTAACATCACTGGCGCCACGCTGTCGTCCAAGCACATCACTGATGGGGTGCGGCGGGTGCTGGCTGTTTATGATTTGGCGCTGAAGGGGCTGCCAGGTGCCAAGCGTTGAGCGCATGCGCCCTTTGCTGGGGACATTCGTGACGATTCGCGCCCAAGGCGCTGTCGATGCCTCGGAGGCCGCCGTAGCAGCAGCCGTCGAGTCGGCGTTTGTCGCCATCTCGCGGGTGGATCGGCTGATGAGTTTTCATCGGCGCGGCAGCGACATTGGTCGCTTGAATCGGGCGCGGCCAGGGACTCGCTTGCGTGTACATCGTTGGACCTACCAAGTCCTCCGCGAGGCACAGCGCTTGCGGTTGGAGAGCGGTGGTGCATTCAACTGCAATGTTGGTACGCCTCTCATGCGCGCAGGTCTTCTACCCAAGCTGGTTCGCGGTCAGCCCGTCCGTCGACGCCACGCTCTGCCTGACATTCATCTGGATCAGTACAGATGGATTCGACTGTCGGCAAGGGTGGTGTTCGATCTTGGCGGCATTGCCAAAGGCTTCGCGGTGGACAAAGCCGTAGAGACGTTGCAGCGGGGTGGTATTGCAAGTGGCTTGGTGAATGCGGGTGGGGACATGCGGGTCTTTGGCGTCGAGCCGCAGCCGGTTTGGGCGCGTTGCCCCAGCGATCCGGCGAACGTACGGATGATCGGCATGCTGACCAATGGGGCTATTGCCACGTCTGCGGCCTACTTCGTTGATCGCAACCCGTCAGGTGGCGCGGCGGCAAGCGCTATTGTTAAAGCGACAACCGGGCGCAGGGTGAGGATGGCCAGTAGCGTTTCGGTCGTTGCCCGCAGCGGCATGCTGGCCGATGCATTGACCAAAGTGGCCGTCATCAAGCAGCGGCTTCCCAGTCGCCTTGCCAGATATGCGCGAGCCAGGATGGTAACGATATGACTACCCATCACATGTTCAGCATCCGGCTGCCGAAAGCGCAACGCTGGATGACCTACTTGGCGTTGGTCGCGGTGGCCATCAGCGGCATCGTTTGGTGGTTGTTGCACGACGTACTGCAATGGGGATGGATGCTCGCCGAGCGTCGCTTGCTGATTTCGCACGGGATCGCCGCTGCCGCCACGCTCGTCATCGTCGGTGGACTGTTGCCGCTGCACATCCGCTTGGCCTGGCGCATTCGACGCAATCTGTCTTCAGGGGTTGCCGCACTGGTAGTTATGACGCTGCTGGCTGCGACCGGATTGCTGCTGTATTACGGCGGTGAGGATTGGCGCGACTGGGTACGATGGGCGCACATCGGTGCAGATCTCATCGCCGCACTTGCCATCCCGGTTCATGTCTGGTTGGGACGCAGGAAGCTCTCTCGCTCGGCTGCTCCCGTCGCGTCGGCAACGCGCAGCCAACGCTCCGAACGTGCGACATCATGAGGTTGAAGCCTCATGCCCCGCCGTTCGATCCTGTCCGCCGCCGAGCGAGCAAGCCTGCTGGCGTTACCCGATACCGAAGACGAACTCATCCGGCACTACACTTTCAGCGAGCCTGACCTATCTGTACTCAACCCCGAAAATTATGCTCTAATTCGTCCAACACTTTCAAATGCACCCAGCGGCGCCTTTGGCGTTATCGGCATTAGTGAGCGCAAACTTGAGGCTCGCCTTCCATATGGTCAGAATGCGCATCCTCACCGTGCTGATGACCCGACTCCGCCTGCTCCACTTTGGGCAAGGATTTCACACCGATACCATAAGCGGTACACCACCTCGGCCCAACCCGCCACCGCGAGCGTGGCCCAGGCCAGCAGCAACAGCGTCAGAAATGCACGACGCGGCGCCGTGTCTGTCGTCGAGCGTTCCCGCCAAAACGACCAGGCCGCCAGCGGCAAAGGTCTCAAAGTCAAGGGTCTTGCATTGCAATATCAAAGATGATGGTGGCGTTGATGTAGTCGCGTAGCAGGAATTTGCCCGCTTCGACATCGCCGCTCAGCAATTCGTTGATCGCTTCGGTCAGCATGGCTTGGCGGAAGCGGCGGTCGCGTTCGGCGCGCGCCACTACGGTTTCGCGAAATGCTCGTGTCAGTGCCATCTGCTTATCCTCTCTTCGATGCTATATCGTAACTGCGGATGCGTCGGAAAGACAGGGCTGTAAAAGACGCCATCATCCGAGTCGCCCTGCTCAAAATGTTTCTCGATAGCGCGGACTTGGATGACAAGCCCAGCTCCCCGCAGGTACAATTGGACGATTCTCGCTTTCAATTTGAATCCTTAGGGAGTTCCGGCATGTCCAAGAAGCACCCCGTGATTGCGGTGACGGGTTCGTCCGGGGCCGGCACCACGACCGTCAAGCGCGCGTTTGAGCACATCTTCCTGCGCGAAAAGATCAACGCCGCCGTGGTCGAAGGCGACAGCTTTCACAGCCTGTCACGCGTCGACTTCAAGGAAGCCGTCAAAAAGGCCGAGGCCGAAGGCAATCGTCACTTCAGCCATTTCGGCCCGCAAGCCAACCATTTCGACAAGCTGGCCGAACTGTTCAAGACCTATGGCGAAACCGGTAGCGGCAAGAAGCGCTATTACATCCACAGCGATGAAGAGGCGGCACAACACAACAAGCGCCTCAACACCCGCCTGAATGTGGGCGAATTCACCCCGTGGGAAGACGTGCCGGCGGGTTCCGACGTGCTGTTCTACGAAGGCCTGCACGGCCTGGTCAAGACCGGCGATGTCGATGTCTCGGAGCATGTCGACCTGGGCATAGGCGTGGTGCCCATTGTCAACCTGGAATGGATCCAGAAAATCCATCGCGACGGCGCCGAGCGCGGATATTCCGCCGACGTGATCGTGGACACCATCCTGCGCCGCATGCCGGATTACGTGAACTACATCACACCGCAGTTCTCGCGCACCGACATCAACTTCCAGCGCGTGTCCACGGTGGACACCTCCAACCCCTTTATCTCGCGCGACATCCCGACGCCGGATGAAAGCTTCATCGTGATCCGCTTCCGCGACCCCAAGGGCGTGGATTTCCCCTACCTGCTGAACATGATCTGCAATTCCTTCATGTCGCGCCGCAACACCATCGTCGTCCCCGGCGGCAAGATGGGATTTGCCATGGAACTGATTCTGGCGCCCATCATTCATGACATGATCGCAGGCAAGAACAAGTAACCTGCTAAGGAAACTCTGAATAATCTAACCCTGGCGTCCGCGACCCAGACGGTGGAGCCAGCGATCCACTTTTCCCCACAGGTGTTCGCGCAGGCGCAGATGCAGCGGGCGGCGCTGCCAGTCGTGATAGCGGTGTTCGATGCTTGCGTTGAAGTCGTCTTCGAACAACGCCTGCAAGGCGCGCGCAAAAGCCGCGTCCTTCACTTCCTGATTGGCCTCGAGGTTCCAGCGCAGGTTCCAGCGATCGAGATTGCTTGATCCGATCGACGCCCAGTCGTCGCACAGATTGAGCTTGGTGTGCAGCACGCGCGGCTGGTATTCGAAAATGCGCACGCCGCTGCGCAGCAGGCCCGCATAAAAGCGGCGGCCGGCGAGACGCACCGCCGGGTGGTCGGTGTGCGGCCCGGGCAGCAGCAGGCGCACGTCGACGCCACGGCGCGCGGCCAGGCGCAGGGTCCGGCGCACGCGGCGTACCGGAATGAAATAGGCGGTGGCGATCCAGACCCGCTCGCGCGCCGTGCGCACCTGCCTGATGAGCGAGCGCTGGATCTCCTGCCTGGCGGGGCCCTGACCGATGGTGACGCGGCCGGCCATGGCCTGTGTGCCGGCGGCCGGTATAACCGATGCGGCAACCGCCGGCGGCAGATCGAGTGGTTGTGCTGCATGCCGGTTCCAGACATCGCCGAACAGCGCCTCCCAGTCGGCAAGGACAGGTCCCTCGATGCGGATCATGGTTTCGCGCCAGCCCGGCGTGCCCGCATGCGGCGGATCGAATTCATCGGTGATGCCCGCGCCGCCGACAAACGCCACCGCCCCGTCCACTTGCAGAAGCTTGCGGTGATCGCGCGCGAAATTGCGGAACCACTTGCCGGGATGAAGCGGGTTGTAGAACATGGGCGCTACGCCGCCTGCCGTAAGGCGCGCACGATCGTGCCGGCTGAGGCCGAGCGCGCCAAAGTCATCCACCAGCAGTTTGACTGCCACGCCGCGCGCGGCGGCCGCAGTCAGTGCCGCAATAAAGCGATCGGCGACCATGCCGGACTCGAACAGATAAATTTCCAGCAGGATGTAACGGCGGGCGCCGGCAATGGCGGCGATCATCTGCGGATAGAACCGGCCGCCATCAACCAGCAACTCGAAGCGGTTGCCCGCACGCCAGGGGAAGCGGTAAGCGGGTAAGAGATGCTTGTTCATGCCAGGCACACCGACGGGTGGCGGGGAGGCGCAGCCGGCGCGCGCGGATATACGGGATCAGGAAGATCGGGCATAACTCCCGACCAATTCGGCCTCGGCGAGGATATGGCCGCGCATGGCCTTTTCGAGCTTGGCCTTGGCGGGCACGCCCAGATCGGGAAGTATGATATCTAAAGCGTAGAGTTTATGAACATAACGGTGTTCTCCGGAAGGCGGACAGGGGCCGCCATAACCGGTGCTGCGAAAATCGTTCAACCCTTCCTTGGTTCCAGAGGGCAGTTGCTGCGCCCTCACGCCCTCCGGCAAACCTTTACTCTCCGGCGGCAGATTGTAAAGAACCCAGTGCACCCAGGTGCGTCCCGGGGCGTCGGGATCATCCACGATCAAGGCCAGACCTTTTGCCTCCTTCGGCACACCGGACCACACGAGGGGCGGAGAGATATTTTTGCCGTCACAGGTGTAGATCGAGGGAATCCCCTCATTGTGGCTGAAGGCGGGTGAAGTCAATGTCAGCGTCATGCGTCAGCCCTCCTGAATCCTTGGCAACTGTCCAATTTCATTCTACGGACCGGCGCTTCCACAGTAAATATAACACCGGGATCAGAAACAGCGAAACCAGCGGCGCGGTAATCATGCCGCCAACCATGGGGGCGGCGATGCGTTTCATGACTTCGGAGCCGGTGCCGCTGCCGATCATGATGGGTAACAGTCCGGCGATGATGACGGCGGCGGTCATGGCGAGCGGGCGCACGCGCAGCGCGGCGCCTTCGATGACGGCGGCTTGCAGTTCGGCGAGTGTCTTGGGCTGATGCCGCGCGTAGGCCTGGTTGAGATACACCAGCATCACCACGCCGAATTCGGCGGCCACACCGGCCAGCGCAATAAAGCCTACACCCACCGCGACGGAAAAGTTATAACCCAGCAGATACAACAGCCAGAAGCCGCCCACCAGCGCCAGGGGCACGGCGCCCATCACCATCAGCGACTGCGTGAGGTTGCGAAAGCTGAGATAAAGCAGCAACAGGATAATCGCCAGCGTGAACGGGATGACGTATTGCAGCCGTTGCCTGGCGCGCTCCAAATATTCGTATTGGCCGGACCAGGCGAGCGTGTAGCCGGCGGGCAGTTTGACTTGATCCGCAACACGCTGTTTTGCCTCGCTCACATAGGAGCCCAGGTCACGCCCTTCGATTTGCACATAAATCCAGCCGCTGAGCCGGGCATTTTCGCTTTTGAGCATGTCGGGGCCGTCGGCGATTTCAATCTTTGCTACGTCGCTTAACGCGATCTGTGCGCCGCCGGCGGCCACCACGGGCAGCAGGCGCAGTTGTTCCAGCGAGTCGCGCACTTCCTGCGGGTAGCGGATGTTGATCGGATAGCGCTCACGCCCCTCGACGGTCTCCGCGATGTTCATGCCGCCCACGGCGGCGCTGATGACCTCCTGGATGTCGGCGATGTTCAGCCCATACCGCGCGGCGGCGCGGCGGTCTATATCAATCATGATATAACGCCCGCCGGTGACACGCTCCGCATACGCCGACGTGGTGCCGGGGATGTCGCGCAAGGCGTTCTCGACCTGTTTGCTGAGTGTGTCTATCACCTGTAGATCAGGCCCGGCGATCTTCACGCCCACCGGGCTTTTGATGCCGGTGGCCAGCATGTCTATGCGCGTCTTGATGGGCATGACCCAGACGTTCGCCACACCGGGGAACTGCACGATGCGATCCAGTTCCTGTTTCAGTTTTTCCAGCGTCATGCCGGGACGCCACTCGCTTTTGGGCTTGAATTGAATCAGTGTCTCCAGCATGCTGAGCGGCGCGGGATCCGTAGCCGTGTCGGCGCGTCCGGCCTTGCCGAACACGCTGCGCACTTCGGGAACGGTCTTGATGAGTTTGTCGGACTGCTGTAGAAATTCCTGCGCCTTGCCGATGGACACACCCGGCAACAGCGTGGGCATGTACATGAGGTCGCCCTCGTCCATGTCGGGCATAAACTCACTGCCCAAGCGGCTCAAGGGATACATCATGCTCACCACCAGCAAGACGGAAACCAGCACCGTCAACTTAGGGATGCGCAACACGTTTTGCAGCAGCGGCTTGTACAGGGCGATGAGTACGCGGTTGATGGGATTTTTATGCTCCGCAATGACCCGGCCGCGAATCAAATACCCCATCAGCACCGGCACCAGCGTGATGGAAAGCCCCGCCGCGGCCGCCATCGCGTAGGTCTTGGTGTAGGCAAGCGGCGCGAACAGGCGTCCCTCCTGGCCTTCCAGGG belongs to Gammaproteobacteria bacterium and includes:
- a CDS encoding FMN-binding protein, with amino-acid sequence MRWEPFIAAPLVVISTASWGDVYFSTEQAQQAMFPGGKFTQVALSLTQEQRDALRARSGVYEPFQENRVWSVEGQGFFVIDQVVGRHELITYAVGLNPDGSVKQIEILEYRETYGSEVRGAWRQQFVGKTASSPVKLNQDITNITGATLSSKHITDGVRRVLAVYDLALKGLPGAKR
- a CDS encoding FAD:protein FMN transferase, producing the protein MPSVERMRPLLGTFVTIRAQGAVDASEAAVAAAVESAFVAISRVDRLMSFHRRGSDIGRLNRARPGTRLRVHRWTYQVLREAQRLRLESGGAFNCNVGTPLMRAGLLPKLVRGQPVRRRHALPDIHLDQYRWIRLSARVVFDLGGIAKGFAVDKAVETLQRGGIASGLVNAGGDMRVFGVEPQPVWARCPSDPANVRMIGMLTNGAIATSAAYFVDRNPSGGAAASAIVKATTGRRVRMASSVSVVARSGMLADALTKVAVIKQRLPSRLARYARARMVTI
- a CDS encoding phosphoribulokinase → MSKKHPVIAVTGSSGAGTTTVKRAFEHIFLREKINAAVVEGDSFHSLSRVDFKEAVKKAEAEGNRHFSHFGPQANHFDKLAELFKTYGETGSGKKRYYIHSDEEAAQHNKRLNTRLNVGEFTPWEDVPAGSDVLFYEGLHGLVKTGDVDVSEHVDLGIGVVPIVNLEWIQKIHRDGAERGYSADVIVDTILRRMPDYVNYITPQFSRTDINFQRVSTVDTSNPFISRDIPTPDESFIVIRFRDPKGVDFPYLLNMICNSFMSRRNTIVVPGGKMGFAMELILAPIIHDMIAGKNK
- a CDS encoding YbhB/YbcL family Raf kinase inhibitor-like protein; this encodes MTLTLTSPAFSHNEGIPSIYTCDGKNISPPLVWSGVPKEAKGLALIVDDPDAPGRTWVHWVLYNLPPESKGLPEGVRAQQLPSGTKEGLNDFRSTGYGGPCPPSGEHRYVHKLYALDIILPDLGVPAKAKLEKAMRGHILAEAELVGSYARSS
- a CDS encoding phosphatidylserine/phosphatidylglycerophosphate/cardiolipin synthase family protein, translating into MNKHLLPAYRFPWRAGNRFELLVDGGRFYPQMIAAIAGARRYILLEIYLFESGMVADRFIAALTAAAARGVAVKLLVDDFGALGLSRHDRARLTAGGVAPMFYNPLHPGKWFRNFARDHRKLLQVDGAVAFVGGAGITDEFDPPHAGTPGWRETMIRIEGPVLADWEALFGDVWNRHAAQPLDLPPAVAASVIPAAGTQAMAGRVTIGQGPARQEIQRSLIRQVRTARERVWIATAYFIPVRRVRRTLRLAARRGVDVRLLLPGPHTDHPAVRLAGRRFYAGLLRSGVRIFEYQPRVLHTKLNLCDDWASIGSSNLDRWNLRWNLEANQEVKDAAFARALQALFEDDFNASIEHRYHDWQRRPLHLRLREHLWGKVDRWLHRLGRGRQG
- a CDS encoding efflux RND transporter permease subunit gives rise to the protein MIASVIRWSLTNRALVLLLALLLSGFGVYAVMRMPLDAIPDLSDVQVIIKTSYPGQAPQVVEDQITYPLATTMLSVPGATTVRGYSFFGDSYIYVLFADGTDLYWARSRVLEYLSQVTDRLPKGARTALGPDATGVGWIYEYALIDRSGKHDIAQLRSLQDWVLKFQLRAVPGVAEAATLGGMVKQYQIVVNPARLRAYNLTLATLRAAVEQASQEVGGSVIEMAEAEYVVRAKGYLTGIEDLRAIPLGVSKNGTPLLLEDVAEIRLGPQLRQGIAELNGEGEVVGGIIVMRSGYNALDTLSAVKAKLAEIKKQLPQGVEIVETYDRSSLIRRAVDNLKEKLIEEFIVVALVCAAFLLHLRSALVAVVSLPLGILAAFLVMYYQGINANIMSLGGIAIAVGAMVDAAIVMIENAHKHLERHGGHDRWELMYKAASEVGPPLFFALLIITVSFLPVFTLEGQEGRLFAPLAYTKTYAMAAAAGLSITLVPVLMGYLIRGRVIAEHKNPINRVLIALYKPLLQNVLRIPKLTVLVSVLLVVSMMYPLSRLGSEFMPDMDEGDLMYMPTLLPGVSIGKAQEFLQQSDKLIKTVPEVRSVFGKAGRADTATDPAPLSMLETLIQFKPKSEWRPGMTLEKLKQELDRIVQFPGVANVWVMPIKTRIDMLATGIKSPVGVKIAGPDLQVIDTLSKQVENALRDIPGTTSAYAERVTGGRYIMIDIDRRAAARYGLNIADIQEVISAAVGGMNIAETVEGRERYPINIRYPQEVRDSLEQLRLLPVVAAGGAQIALSDVAKIEIADGPDMLKSENARLSGWIYVQIEGRDLGSYVSEAKQRVADQVKLPAGYTLAWSGQYEYLERARQRLQYVIPFTLAIILLLLYLSFRNLTQSLMVMGAVPLALVGGFWLLYLLGYNFSVAVGVGFIALAGVAAEFGVVMLVYLNQAYARHQPKTLAELQAAVIEGAALRVRPLAMTAAVIIAGLLPIMIGSGTGSEVMKRIAAPMVGGMITAPLVSLFLIPVLYLLWKRRSVE